Proteins encoded within one genomic window of Ostrinia nubilalis chromosome 5, ilOstNubi1.1, whole genome shotgun sequence:
- the LOC135072252 gene encoding UV excision repair protein RAD23 homolog A, with the protein MLVTLKTLQQLSFQIEIDPEETVKALKLKIEVEKGKDYAADHQRLIYAGKILLDDNKISTYNIDEKKFIVIMVTKPKTSEIQASSTSAPEAGESASTESGDGKDKKPVEETPKPPAAAEPEHSAEPPAVANEPDFEATVQSIMDMGYNRQQVEQALRASFNNRERAVEYLITGIPDDLLQEQEGEEGSDEDPLAFLRDQPQFQQMRAVIQQNPNLLNAILQQIGQTNPALLQAISQHQQAFVRMLNEPVNPTSGGSAAAEESVAESQPPQQPQNVIQVSPQDKEAIERLKALGFPEHMVIQAYFACEKNENLAANFLLSNNFDD; encoded by the coding sequence atgttgGTGACACTGAAAACGTTACAACAATTATCTTTCCAAATAGAAATCGATCCAGAGGAAACTGTCAAAGCCCTCAAGCTCAAAATTGAAGTTGAAAAAGGGAAAGACTATGCTGCTGACCATCAGAGACTCATTTACGCCGGAAAGATACTTCTCGACGACAATAAGATAAGTACTTATAATATAGATGAGAAAAAATTCATCGTCATCATGGTTACAAAGCCTAAAACATCGGAAATTCAAGCATCATCTACTTCCGCTCCTGAAGCTGGTGAAAGTGCTTCAACAGAGAGTGGTGACGGTAAAGACAAAAAACCTGTAGAGGAAACACCGAAACCGCCTGCAGCTGCTGAACCAGAACATTCTGCTGAACCTCCAGCAGTCGCCAATGAGCCAGATTTTGAGGCAACTGTTCAAAGCATTATGGATATGGGCTACAACCGTCAACAGGTCGAACAGGCATTGCGCGCTTCATTTAATAACCGTGAGAGAGCTGTAGAGTACTTAATCACAGGTATACCAGATGACTTACTTCAAGAACAAGAGGGTGAAGAAGGTTCTGATGAAGACCCATTAGCTTTCCTTCGTGATCAGCCCCAATTTCAACAAATGAGGGCTGTCATACAACAAAACCCTAACTTATTGAATGCTATTCTACAGCAAATTGGTCAAACTAATCCTGCCCTACTGCAAGCGATAAGTCAACATCAACAAGCATTTGTCAGAATGTTAAATGAACCAGTCAATCCCACTAGTGGTGGTAGTGCTGCTGCTGAGGAAAGTGTTGCGGAGTCCCAGCCCCCTCAACAACCTCAGAATGTAATCCAAGTTTCTCCTCAGGACAAAGAAGCCATAGAACGGTTAAAAGCCTTGGGATTTCCTGAGCATATGGTGATACAAGCTTACTTTGCTtgtgaaaaaaatgaaaatctggCAGCAAACTTCTTGCTATCAAATAATTTTgatgattaa